The following proteins come from a genomic window of Nitrospira sp.:
- a CDS encoding dTDP-4-dehydrorhamnose 3,5-epimerase, with translation MRVTSIDIPGVLLLEPSVMSDQRGCFVETYHAQRYSDAGITEHFVQDNCSRSVRNTVRGLHFQEPQAQGKLVMALEGTVYDVVVDIRKGSPTFGKWYATELSGKNLHQMYIPPGCAHGFCVTSETATFLYKCTAYYSPEDERGILWNDPVLGIVWPISEPILSQKDRAYRTLKGMEMELPSYKPVH, from the coding sequence GTGCGTGTGACGTCAATTGACATTCCTGGTGTGCTCTTGTTGGAACCGTCTGTCATGTCGGATCAGCGAGGGTGCTTCGTGGAAACATATCACGCGCAGCGTTACTCGGACGCAGGTATTACTGAGCACTTCGTCCAAGATAACTGCTCACGCTCCGTCCGAAACACGGTGCGGGGCCTGCATTTTCAGGAACCGCAGGCTCAAGGGAAACTCGTCATGGCCCTTGAGGGAACTGTATACGACGTCGTCGTCGATATTCGAAAGGGCTCGCCGACGTTCGGAAAATGGTATGCGACCGAGCTGTCGGGTAAAAACCTTCACCAAATGTACATTCCTCCGGGATGCGCTCATGGTTTTTGTGTCACGAGCGAGACGGCGACGTTCCTGTATAAGTGCACGGCTTATTATTCGCCGGAAGATGAACGAGGCATCTTGTGGAACGATCCGGTTTTGGGAATTGTCTGGCCGATCAGTGAGCCTATTCTGTCGCAGAAAGACCGGGCTTACCGCACTCTCAAAGGAATGGAAATGGAGTTGCCGTCCTATAAACCTGTTCATTAG